The nucleotide window AAGCCTATGCTACGGTAACGGGTAAACGTATTTTTATTACACCCAATATCCTGGACAGAAATGTGCCCAAGCTGGAAACCAATGATAAAAGGGTTTCAGAGCTGGTACTGAAATCCCGGTTCATCCATACGGATACGGTGAATATCACGGTGCCGGAAGGATATAAAGCAGAAGCAGTGCCAGCTCCTGTTGCTTTACAGAATAAGTATGGTAGTTACAGTGCAGTGATTGCCATGAAAGGTAATACCATCAGTTATATACGGAGGCTTGAAAGAAAAGCGGGTACATATCCTGCAGCAGAATTCAACGAATTCGCGAAATTCTATACCGCTATTCATCGGGCAGATCGCAACCGTATTGTCCTGGTGAAAGAATAACATCATCCTGTAATATCATTAATTGTAAAGAGGTCGTCTCAAACAGAGCGGCCTCTTTTGTATTAATACCCTGTCTGTCATTTGCAGTCATAAATTGTAATTTAGTCTTACAAGCCTGGAATTTGATATCCCCCGCGATGTAGCATTGATGCCCCTGATATTATTGTCCCCGAAATTCCCGTACTATGAAAATAATGTACCTGTTATTATTATTTTCCTGTAGTCTGTCAGCCTATGCACAACAATCAGCTCCGCTCCGCGTAGAAGTAGCAAGGGCTGAACTCAGATCAAGACAAATTATCTCTCCTGCGCCGGAAGCTGCTGAACTTGGAAAATATGGCAATGCGCCGGTAAGCCTTTATACAGGAGCGCCGGATATCACTATTCCGGTTTATACGCTGCAGGGTAATAACTTATCCATCGCACTGAGCCTCCATTTTGATGCGGGTGGTTTCAGACCGCAGGATGCACCTACCTGGGTGGGCCAGAACTGGTCCCTTTTTGCAGGTGGCGTTATCACGAGAGTCGTGCGTGGTAATCCGGATGATTATCGTTATACCAGGCTGAACCTGCCTCCCACTGGTAATTTTTTCTCCTTGCAAGACACGCTGCAGCAAATAAAAAAGGGCGAACTGGAAATGGAACCCGATCATTATTATTACAACTTCGATAACTATCCCGGGAAATTCATCGTGACGCCATCCGGCCAGGTAGTCACCAAAACGCGGAATATGATGGACATCAGATTTGATTCCAGCGAAATAACCGTCACAGATGATAAGGGTAACCGCTATCGCTTTGCAGATGTTGAATCCACCCGGATGGAACTGGGGAATGATCCCTATCCTGATTCGGCTACTGTTCGCACTTATCATTATATATCAAGCTGGTACCTGACCAGTATTTTTGCAGCCAATGGTCATGAGAAATTATATTTCGACTATGATTCAACCGGCGAATATCCCATCGATTTACAAAATACCAATAACGCAGCTGTTACCCGTAGTTACGCTACTATCCGGCATTATGATAGTACCGGTATGACGATCGTTAATGCTGTGGATAGTAACCTCAACGCCTATACGGGTCCTTTCACTTACAGTACGCGTAAATTTCTGAAAAAAATATCCCTGGTACGGGATGATAGCCTCATTGCCTTTATATCCCTGAAAGCTACAGCAGGCATTGATTCCAGTGGTGGCCGTAAACTGGATACCATTGCTGTATATAATGCCATCGGCGGTACCCCACGATTAGTGAAACAATTTAAACTGGGATATGGTTATTATACTAACCCGGAAAACAGTTTCACCAAACAACGATTGAGGCTGGATAGTTTACAGGAACTTGCAATAAGGCAGGATGTGGCTTCTCCTCCGCCGTATCTTTTTTTCTACAACATGAATGCCGCTATGCCGGAAAGGTTCTCCAAAAGTATTGACCATTGGGGATTTTACAATCGCGCCAATAATTTATCTTTAGTCCCGAATGTAAAAATAATCTCCCCTGTAAACCCTTCCGATAGTATAGTAGGTGGAAACGCAAACAGGGAGCCAGATCTGGCAGGATCATCCTATGCCATGATCAACAAAATTATTTACCCAACAGGAGGCTATACTACTTTGGGATATGAATTACATACCACCTTTAACCAAAATCAGACTATACGGACATTGGGTGGCGTCAGGATCAAATATATTGCTGACTATGCTTTTCCGGGCAAGCCTGCTAAGGTGAAAGCTTATACTTATCTCAACGATTTTAATTATAATCATCCAAGCGGGAGATCGGATGAATCTTTTCCTGTTTATCTGGTGAAGTCTTCCTACAACAACCGTGACCAGGACACACTGTCCGGCGATTACTTACAAAGCCGGACCAACTATACCGTGACAGCTAATGGATCATTTGGCCTGGGGGCCTTCCAGGGAAAACATGTGGGCTATATAGAGGTATCAGAATATTTGATGGATAGCAGTAACAACAGCAACTTCGGCAGAACGTTGTATGAGTATCAGCTGGGAAATATTGCTACTGCAGATGAAGACATAGCCAATGGTACATTGGTCCTCCTGCAGCTGTACAATAGAATTGGGGTATTAAGATATGAAATGGCAAATACCTACACTTACAACACAATAAGTACTTTTTCATCTACACAGGTAAAGCCGGTTTTAAGTCAGACGAATGAGGTGTTATGGTGCAAGACACTGGACTCCGCCGGAAATCCCCTGTACAAAGCCTACACGGCGTTAAACGGACTGCCGCCCGGATGTATTGATTCAAGAAATTATCCTACTGCCCTGAATGCGAATACATATGCTTTTAAATCTCAGGAAAAATACCTTTCCATGCAGGTTGAGCAACGGGCAGATGATTTTACCAACTATATGCTTAAAACCACTACCAAATATACTTATGCTAATCCGGCGCATATCTATCCTACACTTATTGACAGGTATGGTTTGACCATAGAAGTAAAAATACGTAAAAAATACGTCGCCGACTATACGGGAACGGCAGGGCCCAATGATGCCGGTATTCCGCTGATGCTGGCCAAACATTGCCTTGGAGCGGAAGTGGAGTCTTATCAGTACCGTTCATCTGTAAATGGACCTGATAAACGGGTAATTAACGGTACGATTACTTATTATGGTCCTGATCTGTTGCCGGTAAAACAACTGGGGATAGAAACAAAAAAACCAATAACCACTTTCCAGGAGTCTGCGCTTACGGCGGGAGGTTTAACCTTTGACCCTGCTTACAAACCACAGGTCTATTTTACTTACCAAAATGGCGCGCTTGCGTCCAGACAAAAACATATGGGTGCCATTACCCGATACTTACGGGGATATAACAACAGTTATACTGTGGCGGAAGTGACTAGTGGAAATTTAGTGCCGGCGTTATATTATAACTTCGAAGATAACGGACAAGCGTGGTACAGCTCACAACTAACGGGGTATAAGATAACAGATACTGTTGCATATTCCGGCAACAGGAGCGGAGTACTCTCTGCAGACAGTGCGATCCTGATCCTGATTCCCCCTTCTACCCGGCGCATGCTCATGAGACTCTCCTTTTGGTTACATAGCGGCACTATTGTGGTGATGCAGGGTTTGGGTAATACGCTAACGCCATCTTTCACGGATCCAACACCGAATGGCTGGACATACTACGAATATCAATTCAATGGAGCAAACGGGTATGTTGAACTGATAGGCAATAATACTATTATCGATGAGCTACGTTATACTTGCTACGACGCGACTGTTGCCACCTATACCTACGAACCCCTGGTAGGGGCGACGAGCAGCAGTTCACCCAATAATCGCACGGTTTTTTATGAATATGATGGATTAAACAGACTGGTAAATATCAGAGATGAAAATAAAAGCATCCTGAAGAATTTTAAATATAACTATGGCCCGGGCATCCCCGTGGATATCCCTCATTAAGTAACCGCTCAATGTGTTCGTATGAAAAACATACTGATCATCATATGTCTGACTTTATACGCAGCAACCGCTTATAGCCAGTTAAGTACCGGCAACAATTTTATAATAGAGACAACCATTAAAACAACGGGGATTACCGATCAGGCTGGCGTAGATGCCTTATCGGCAGATAAGAAGACCAGTATGGTTACTTACTTTGATGGTCTTGGACGGCCACTGCAAAAAGTGAGCATACAAGGTAGCCCTGAACTAAAAGATATGGTCACATCATTCTATTTTGATAATCAAGGAAACAATACTCAAATCTATTTACCCTATACCGACCTGAATGGCAATAATTTTGGTAGTCTCAGAACCACTGCTTTCCAGGACCAGAAAACATTTTACAACCCGTCCAATGCTTCCGTGGTGGATATTGCGAAAGACAATCTCCCGATTACTATACTACGGTTTGAAGACTCCCCGCTCAGCAATCTGCAGGCACAGGGTGGCCCAGGTGCTACCTGGAATCCTTACGGAGGTCATCCTGCTTCCACTTATTTTTCAATCATACGCGCCACACTTCAGGATGATAGTTTAATGTTCCACTGGGTGATTACCTCCGACAGCGGTGCTGTTCCCACCGCTGCTTTAGAACTTCCGATGGGAGCTCATAAGATTATCTCTGAAGATCCACAGGGAAATCAGACCATTGATGTTTTCGATATTAACTATAACCATACAATAAGAAGAAAATATGCCGACACTGTTGCGCTGGATACCCATTACGCGTATGATGATTTCAACCATCTGCGTTATATATTGACACCCAGAGCATCAAAATCGGCATACCCACACCTTGAGTGGACGGTCGACAGTATTCCTTTTGCAAAAGATGAGTTCTGCTATTATTATGAATACGATGAAAGAGGAAGGGTAATCAGGGAAAAAAAGCCAGGAGTGGGTCTTGTAGAGATGGTGTATGATGCAAGGGACAGGTTGGTTTACAGAAGAGATGGAAACCTTTTGGCAAAAGGACAATGGCAGTACTATGAATACGACAAATCAGACAAGTTGATAGGAACCGACTTCTGGTTAACGAACAATTCCCGTAATGTTATGCAGGAAAAAGTAATCGGCTATTCCCTGGATTCGGTATATGGAAATCTTTCTTTACCAATTGGGGATTTTACGCGACGTATCAATCGCACCTCAGACAGCTATGATAGTTATAACTACGATCCAAATAATTCGTTTGTACCCGGTGAAATGACAAAATTACAAAATGGTAGCAGTACTACCGCCGACATAGTAACCACCTGGTCAAAACATACTAATGGATTAAAATGCACCTGGAAGAACTGGACATTGAATAGCGACTCAAGACTTTATACTACCTACTATTATGACGATAAGGGTAGATTAATCCAGACAATTGCGGAAAACCTCTATGGAGGCAGGGATATTAAAAGTATCCGTTATGATGCCGAAGGAAAGATACTGAGTATCTATGATCACTACAATAATCCGAAAAGCTACGTCACGCCTGAACTGACAATACTTACCGTCAGATATTATGATGCCGTCGGTAACCTTATCCGGATAGATAAACAACTCAATGATTCCGGCCCACTGAAAACGATTGTTCAATATCGCTACAATACCCTTGGACAGCTCATTTGTAAAACCTTCGGCAACAACCTGGATAGTATGAAATATGCCTACCATATTCAGGGTTGGTTAAAAGGGGTAAACAGGGAATATGTGCGCACGGGTACCGGTAACTATTTTGGCTTCGACCTCGGATACGATAGTGTTGCCTCCCTGATCCCTGGTGTTAACTATTTAAATCCGCAGTACAATGGCAACGTGGCCGGCACTATATGGCGATCTGCCAATGACAACATCTTACGCAAATATGATTTTAAGTATGATAAAATAGATAATTTGTTACGTGCCGATTTTCTCCAGCAGGATGCCGGTACCACCACCTGGTCGAATAGTCAGGTTGATTATACGGTAAGCGGAATAAAATATGACTTCAATAGCAATATCCTGTCTCTCAATCAGAGAGGGCTTTCCGGTACTTCCTCCATCCTGGTAGACAGCCTGAAATATGAATACTTCTACAACAGCAATAAAATACTGTATGTAACCGATAGAGTGAACAACCCGCTAAGCACGTTGGGAGATTTTAAAGAAGCCAATACAGATCTTCAACAGGACTATGACTATGATGCCAACGGTAATCAGTACCTCAATATGAATAAGCTCACAAAGGTACTACGATACAATTATCTGAACCTGCCGGATTCCATTTATATGTGGGGGAAAGGGACTGTGGTATATACTTACGATGGAAAAGGAAATAAGTTGCAAAAAATGATTACGGACTATACCGGCGCCGGCAAATACACGATCATTGGTTATGTAGGCGACCTGGAATTCCGGAACGACACGCTGCAGTCCATTGCACATGAAGAAGGCCGTATCCGGGTAGTGGTGAAGCCGGGCGAGCCGGTTAAATATATTTACGATTATTTTGAGAAAGATCAGCTGGATAATGTCAGGGTAATACTGACGGAACAATCAGACACCACTGTTTACAGCGCCACTATGGAAACTGCCAATGCAGCCAGAGAAGAGCTTACGTTTAGTAATCTTGAGGCTACACGCAGTGCCAAACCTGCTGGTTATCCAGCCGTCAATACAAAAGAAAAAAATGAATTTGTATCCTTATTATCCGGTCAGTCGGACGGCAAGAAAACAGGTCCATCTCTGGTATTGCGCGTAATGGCCGGAGATACGGTGCAGATTGGTGCAAATGCCTTTTATAAAAGCACTGCTGTAAAGAAAAATAATCCGTTGTTGCCGTTGTCCGGTCTGTTAAATCAGACATTACAAACCGCTTCAACTACAGCTGGAAACGGTTCTGTGCACACAGCTCCCTGGACTGATCAACCGCCGCTGATCGCAAACAACCTTACCACAGACAGTTATGAACGGCTGAAGTCCACAAACGATCAAAAGGGAGATCCACTACGTCCCAAAGCCTATCTGAACTACATATATTTTGACGAGCACTTTAAAATGGTGGAAGATGGCAGTGGTGTCAAACAGGTGCAACCTGTACCGGATCAACTACAACAACTTGGCACAGACAAGATGGTTGTCTCCAAAAGTGGCTATCTGTATGTATTCCCCAGCAACGAAAGTTCGCAGCAGTTGTATTTTGATAACATCACCGTATCGCTTATCACCGGCCCGTTATTGGAAGTGACGCATTATTATCCTACAGGTCTTGTGATGGAAGGTATTAGCAGTAATGCTTTGAAAGGAACATCCTATCCGGATAACAGAAAAAAATTCAACAGTTATGAACTGCAAACCCGGGAATTTATGGATGGTGGCAGCCTGGAATGGTACGACTTCAAAACATCGCTCTACGACCAACAGATCGGCCGGTATTTACAGTTTCACGAGCCTAAAAAATTCCAGGAGTATCTGTCTCCATTTCATTACATGTTCAATAAACCAGCCGGATATGTTGCTCCTGTAAACCCGAATGCAGTACCAGCCGTAGATGTATTAAAAGGAAAGGATATAGGCGCAAACGCAGTACGAAGTGTGAGTCTCACGCCTAAAGAAAAATAAA belongs to Chitinophaga sp. HK235 and includes:
- a CDS encoding DUF6443 domain-containing protein gives rise to the protein MKNILIIICLTLYAATAYSQLSTGNNFIIETTIKTTGITDQAGVDALSADKKTSMVTYFDGLGRPLQKVSIQGSPELKDMVTSFYFDNQGNNTQIYLPYTDLNGNNFGSLRTTAFQDQKTFYNPSNASVVDIAKDNLPITILRFEDSPLSNLQAQGGPGATWNPYGGHPASTYFSIIRATLQDDSLMFHWVITSDSGAVPTAALELPMGAHKIISEDPQGNQTIDVFDINYNHTIRRKYADTVALDTHYAYDDFNHLRYILTPRASKSAYPHLEWTVDSIPFAKDEFCYYYEYDERGRVIREKKPGVGLVEMVYDARDRLVYRRDGNLLAKGQWQYYEYDKSDKLIGTDFWLTNNSRNVMQEKVIGYSLDSVYGNLSLPIGDFTRRINRTSDSYDSYNYDPNNSFVPGEMTKLQNGSSTTADIVTTWSKHTNGLKCTWKNWTLNSDSRLYTTYYYDDKGRLIQTIAENLYGGRDIKSIRYDAEGKILSIYDHYNNPKSYVTPELTILTVRYYDAVGNLIRIDKQLNDSGPLKTIVQYRYNTLGQLICKTFGNNLDSMKYAYHIQGWLKGVNREYVRTGTGNYFGFDLGYDSVASLIPGVNYLNPQYNGNVAGTIWRSANDNILRKYDFKYDKIDNLLRADFLQQDAGTTTWSNSQVDYTVSGIKYDFNSNILSLNQRGLSGTSSILVDSLKYEYFYNSNKILYVTDRVNNPLSTLGDFKEANTDLQQDYDYDANGNQYLNMNKLTKVLRYNYLNLPDSIYMWGKGTVVYTYDGKGNKLQKMITDYTGAGKYTIIGYVGDLEFRNDTLQSIAHEEGRIRVVVKPGEPVKYIYDYFEKDQLDNVRVILTEQSDTTVYSATMETANAAREELTFSNLEATRSAKPAGYPAVNTKEKNEFVSLLSGQSDGKKTGPSLVLRVMAGDTVQIGANAFYKSTAVKKNNPLLPLSGLLNQTLQTASTTAGNGSVHTAPWTDQPPLIANNLTTDSYERLKSTNDQKGDPLRPKAYLNYIYFDEHFKMVEDGSGVKQVQPVPDQLQQLGTDKMVVSKSGYLYVFPSNESSQQLYFDNITVSLITGPLLEVTHYYPTGLVMEGISSNALKGTSYPDNRKKFNSYELQTREFMDGGSLEWYDFKTSLYDQQIGRYLQFHEPKKFQEYLSPFHYMFNKPAGYVAPVNPNAVPAVDVLKGKDIGANAVRSVSLTPKEK